A stretch of the Microcoleus sp. bin38.metabat.b11b12b14.051 genome encodes the following:
- a CDS encoding DUF1778 domain-containing protein, which yields MYPPESEKSVSHTRDVTINIRVQPNQLDLIDRAAQLQGKSRSQFILESAYQKAQNILLNRYFFGLNELKFKHFLALVDAPPIPNQQLNALLKTKSPWD from the coding sequence ATGTACCCGCCAGAATCTGAAAAGTCAGTCAGCCATACCCGCGATGTTACCATCAACATTCGAGTTCAGCCGAATCAACTCGATCTAATCGATCGCGCGGCGCAACTACAAGGAAAAAGCCGATCGCAGTTTATACTTGAATCAGCTTACCAAAAAGCTCAAAATATTCTTCTTAACAGATATTTTTTCGGGCTAAATGAACTCAAATTTAAACATTTTTTGGCGCTGGTTGATGCACCGCCGATACCAAATCAGCAGCTAAACGCATTACTAAAAACAAAATCTCCGTGGGATTAG